One genomic window of Tenacibaculum tangerinum includes the following:
- a CDS encoding polysaccharide deacetylase family protein, whose amino-acid sequence MRLYFVKTPRMLKQLFAKYTWSFFTTQKEVYLTFDDGPIPEVTEFVLDQLQQFNAKATFFCIGDNIQKHSAVFSRIIHEGHSVGNHTFHHLNGWKSNETDYLENVELAEKTIQRLHNSTNSRKKVFRPPYGKIKKKQAKQLLAKGYQIIMWDVLSADFDTNISKEKCLQNVLRNVANGSIVVFHDSIKASEKLYYVLPKVLKEFSQQGYEFKAIT is encoded by the coding sequence ATGAGGTTATATTTTGTAAAAACACCACGTATGCTAAAACAATTGTTTGCTAAGTATACGTGGTCTTTTTTTACCACCCAAAAAGAAGTATACCTTACTTTCGATGATGGCCCGATACCTGAAGTTACCGAATTTGTACTCGACCAACTTCAGCAATTCAATGCAAAAGCTACTTTTTTTTGTATTGGTGATAACATTCAAAAACACTCGGCTGTTTTCTCTAGAATTATTCATGAAGGGCATTCGGTAGGTAACCACACATTTCATCACTTAAACGGATGGAAAAGCAATGAAACGGACTATCTAGAAAATGTTGAGTTGGCCGAAAAAACAATACAACGATTACACAATTCAACAAACTCAAGAAAAAAAGTATTCCGCCCTCCTTACGGAAAAATCAAAAAAAAGCAAGCTAAGCAACTTCTTGCAAAGGGCTACCAAATTATAATGTGGGATGTATTATCGGCAGATTTCGACACCAATATATCAAAAGAAAAATGCTTGCAAAACGTGCTTAGAAATGTAGCAAACGGAAGTATTGTCGTTTTTCACGATAGTATAAAAGCTAGTGAAAAACTTTACTATGTGCTACCAAAAGTTTTAAAAGAATTTTCGCAACAAGGATATGAGTTTAAAGCAATTACTTAA
- a CDS encoding thioredoxin family protein: MTKFGEIISIDKPVLIDFYADWSEAEPSLDTLRDVAAALGDKAKVIKIDIKKNEVLADALRVKGNPTFMIYKNGEMKWRQTGEQDANTLIGLVQQFV, from the coding sequence ATGACAAAGTTTGGTGAAATAATAAGTATTGACAAACCTGTATTGATCGATTTTTATGCAGATTGGAGCGAGGCTGAGCCTAGCCTAGATACGCTTCGTGATGTAGCGGCTGCTTTAGGAGATAAAGCCAAAGTAATTAAAATTGACATTAAAAAGAATGAAGTTCTTGCAGATGCTTTACGTGTGAAAGGGAATCCAACTTTTATGATTTATAAAAATGGTGAAATGAAATGGCGTCAAACGGGTGAGCAAGATGCGAACACGTTAATAGGTTTAGTGCAACAGTTTGTTTAA